One Litoribacterium kuwaitense DNA window includes the following coding sequences:
- a CDS encoding sulfatase-like hydrolase/transferase, which yields MTKPNFIIFYCDDLGYGDLGCYGSEHVKTPNIDRLASEGVRFTNWYSNSPVCSPSRASLLTGKYPVRTGVEQILTGKRGKAGLSASHETLSSMFHKNGYKTAMFGKWHLGTTPETRPNAHGYDEFFGFHAGCIDYYSHIFYWEMPPVHDLWHNEEEVWHNGEYMTELIAEKAVDFIQKYDETDPFFLYVPFNAPHYPMHAPEKYMKRFDHLPWDRQVMAAMISAVDDAVGEVVNTLKRSGQYEDTVIFFSSDNGPSVEARNWLDGTEDLYYGGDAGIFRGQKGSLFDGGIREPAILSYPAALQGGQVSDELGVMVDILPTFLSFAGISHEELDIDGKDLSDMLMKHGNTPHDQVFWEYNGQLAVRQGDWKLIVNGHLDFDHYGEVPDAVHLSNVREDPGERNNVADKYPERMKQMKTDVEAWYAQYT from the coding sequence ATGACGAAGCCAAACTTTATTATTTTTTATTGCGATGATTTAGGCTATGGCGACTTAGGCTGTTATGGCTCGGAACACGTGAAAACACCGAACATCGACAGACTTGCAAGTGAAGGTGTTCGTTTTACAAATTGGTACTCAAATTCTCCTGTTTGCTCGCCGTCGCGTGCATCTTTGCTGACCGGAAAATACCCTGTACGAACTGGCGTTGAACAAATTTTAACAGGAAAAAGGGGAAAAGCTGGGTTGTCCGCCTCGCATGAAACACTTTCATCTATGTTTCATAAAAACGGGTACAAGACAGCGATGTTCGGAAAATGGCACTTAGGGACAACGCCAGAAACGCGACCGAATGCCCACGGCTATGATGAGTTTTTTGGTTTTCATGCCGGATGTATCGACTATTATTCTCATATCTTTTATTGGGAGATGCCGCCTGTTCACGACCTGTGGCATAACGAAGAAGAAGTGTGGCACAACGGAGAGTACATGACTGAGCTGATTGCAGAAAAAGCAGTCGATTTTATTCAAAAATACGACGAAACAGACCCTTTCTTCTTATATGTTCCTTTTAACGCACCTCATTATCCGATGCATGCACCAGAGAAGTATATGAAGCGTTTTGATCATCTGCCCTGGGATCGTCAAGTAATGGCGGCGATGATCTCAGCTGTCGATGATGCGGTTGGTGAGGTTGTTAATACACTAAAGCGGTCTGGTCAATATGAGGATACGGTGATTTTCTTTTCCAGCGATAATGGTCCTTCTGTAGAAGCGAGAAACTGGCTCGATGGTACCGAAGACTTGTATTACGGAGGAGATGCCGGAATTTTCCGGGGTCAAAAAGGGAGTTTGTTCGACGGTGGCATTCGTGAACCAGCGATTTTAAGCTATCCAGCTGCCCTCCAAGGAGGACAGGTGTCTGATGAGCTTGGTGTGATGGTGGATATTCTCCCAACCTTTTTATCCTTTGCTGGGATCTCGCATGAGGAGCTCGACATAGATGGGAAAGATTTAAGTGATATGCTTATGAAACATGGAAACACACCACACGATCAAGTGTTTTGGGAATATAATGGTCAACTTGCCGTGCGGCAGGGAGACTGGAAACTCATCGTAAATGGTCATTTAGATTTTGACCATTATGGTGAAGTTCCTGATGCCGTTCATTTATCGAACGTTAGGGAAGACCCAGGAGAGCGTAACAATGTGGCGGATAAGTATCCAGAGCGGATGAAGCAAATGAAAACAGACGTCGAGGCGTGGTATGCGCAGTACACTTAA